One Paraburkholderia agricolaris genomic region harbors:
- a CDS encoding (Fe-S)-binding protein: MRVGLFVTCLIDLMRPEIGFSVIKLIEGAGFEVMVPPAQTCCGQPAYNSGERRIARDLAEKTLREFEQFDYIVVPSGSCGGMIRAHYGDLFADDPELMNRFGRLRAKVFELTDFLVNVARVQLQPGEFSGQVTYHDSCSGLRELGVKAQPRALLAQVGVAVTEMKDCEHCCGFGGTFAIKYGDISTAIVDEKCANIGASGAGTVVLGDLGCMLNIEGRLRRTGDTTTRVLHIAQVLAGDA, from the coding sequence ATGCGAGTCGGATTGTTCGTCACCTGCCTGATTGACCTGATGCGTCCGGAGATCGGTTTTTCGGTCATCAAGCTGATCGAAGGCGCTGGTTTCGAGGTGATGGTGCCGCCTGCGCAAACCTGCTGTGGGCAGCCTGCGTACAACTCGGGTGAGCGGCGCATCGCACGCGATCTGGCCGAGAAAACCTTGCGCGAGTTCGAACAATTCGACTACATCGTGGTGCCGTCCGGTTCCTGCGGCGGCATGATCCGTGCACATTACGGCGACCTGTTTGCAGACGATCCTGAACTGATGAACCGCTTTGGCCGCTTGCGGGCCAAGGTGTTCGAGCTGACCGATTTCCTTGTCAATGTGGCCAGGGTGCAATTGCAGCCGGGTGAGTTCTCGGGCCAGGTGACTTATCACGATTCCTGTTCGGGACTGCGCGAACTTGGCGTCAAGGCACAGCCGCGCGCGTTGCTGGCGCAGGTGGGCGTGGCGGTGACCGAAATGAAGGATTGCGAGCACTGTTGCGGCTTTGGTGGCACCTTCGCGATCAAGTACGGCGACATTTCGACCGCGATTGTCGACGAGAAATGCGCGAATATCGGTGCGAGCGGCGCCGGTACGGTGGTGCTCGGCGACCTCGGCTGCATGCTCAATATTGAAGGCCGCTTGCGGCGCACGGGCGACACCACCACCCGCGTGCTGCACATCGCCCAGGTGCTGGCGGGCGACGCTTAA
- a CDS encoding IclR family transcriptional regulator, producing the protein MSDTNPDPKTSIQVIERMMRLLDALAAHSDPVSLKELAIRTELHPSTAHRILNDMVMCRLVDRSDPGTYRLGMRLLELGNLVKARLSVRDAALTPMRELHRQTGQTVNLSVRQGDEIVYIERAYSERSGMQVVRAIGGRAPLHLTSVGKLFLAADESTRVRAYATRTGLSGHTQNSITDLTKLERELSHVRQQACARDNEELELGVRCIAAGIYDDTGKLVAGLSLSAPADRLQDSWLAQLSQTALLISASLGYRPQIQQERPQHA; encoded by the coding sequence ATGAGCGATACGAACCCGGATCCCAAAACGTCGATCCAGGTGATCGAACGCATGATGCGCTTGCTCGATGCTCTCGCTGCGCATAGCGACCCGGTCAGCCTGAAAGAACTTGCCATCCGCACGGAGCTGCATCCGTCCACCGCGCACCGCATCCTGAACGACATGGTGATGTGCCGGCTGGTCGACCGGTCGGACCCCGGCACCTACCGCCTCGGCATGCGCCTGCTCGAACTGGGCAATCTGGTGAAGGCGCGGCTCTCGGTACGCGACGCGGCGCTCACGCCGATGCGCGAACTGCACCGTCAAACCGGGCAGACAGTGAACCTGTCGGTACGCCAGGGCGACGAAATCGTCTATATAGAACGGGCCTACTCCGAGCGCTCCGGCATGCAGGTGGTACGGGCGATCGGCGGTCGCGCGCCGCTGCATCTGACCTCGGTGGGCAAGCTGTTCCTCGCTGCGGACGAATCGACCCGCGTGCGGGCTTATGCCACGCGTACCGGCCTGTCCGGCCACACGCAGAACAGCATCACCGATCTGACCAAACTCGAACGCGAACTGTCGCACGTGCGTCAACAGGCGTGCGCGCGCGATAACGAAGAACTGGAGCTGGGCGTGCGCTGTATCGCAGCGGGGATTTACGACGACACCGGCAAGCTGGTTGCGGGCCTGTCGCTGTCCGCCCCGGCGGATCGCTTACAGGATTCGTGGCTGGCACAACTCAGCCAGACGGCGTTGCTGATTTCCGCGTCGCTCGGTTATCGCCCGCAGATACAGCAGGAGCGTCCACAGCACGCATAA
- the pbpG gene encoding D-alanyl-D-alanine endopeptidase, with translation MKTDMFSSLKVIHGAARSTALSVAASMVIAAAFATPVSTFAATPATPATKAKTSKHAKAAKKPVAATASKVSGKKAVKGAAVKTVAAAGDDAPRASVKRKRVTYTSNGRHHSVVRRVAYEPRPPTVGQAFGLHETPDALMLRSSVAYVIDQNSGESLFDKNSRAVVPIASITKLMTAMVVLDSKEPMTDQIEVTDEDRDYEKNTGSRLSVGSVLSREDMLHIALMASENRAAAALSRYFPGGRPAFLAAMNAKAKQLGMTDTHFENPTGLTSQNVSSARDLVKMVNAAYQYPLIRKFSTDHSYEVYTGKRSLAYNSTNALVRNPTWDIGLQKTGFINEAGECLVMQATIHGRPMIMVLLDSSGKYSRFADATRLRTWLDNGGDQPRITSADAGGAGT, from the coding sequence ATGAAAACCGACATGTTTTCGTCGCTAAAAGTGATCCACGGCGCGGCCCGTAGCACCGCTCTGTCGGTGGCCGCCTCCATGGTCATCGCGGCGGCGTTCGCCACGCCCGTCAGCACTTTTGCCGCCACGCCCGCTACACCCGCCACCAAGGCGAAAACTTCCAAACACGCGAAAGCAGCCAAAAAGCCTGTCGCGGCCACTGCCAGCAAAGTGTCAGGCAAGAAGGCCGTGAAGGGCGCTGCTGTGAAGACCGTGGCCGCCGCGGGCGACGACGCTCCGCGCGCGAGTGTCAAGCGCAAGCGCGTGACGTACACCTCGAACGGCCGCCACCATTCGGTGGTACGCCGTGTCGCGTACGAACCGCGTCCGCCTACCGTCGGCCAGGCTTTCGGTCTGCACGAAACGCCGGACGCGCTGATGCTGCGCTCAAGCGTTGCCTATGTGATCGACCAGAATAGCGGCGAGTCGCTGTTCGACAAGAATTCGCGCGCCGTGGTGCCGATCGCATCGATCACCAAGCTGATGACCGCGATGGTGGTGCTCGATTCGAAAGAACCGATGACCGACCAGATCGAAGTCACCGACGAAGACCGTGACTACGAGAAGAACACCGGCTCGCGCCTGTCAGTGGGTTCGGTACTCTCGCGTGAAGACATGCTGCACATCGCGCTGATGGCTTCGGAAAACCGCGCGGCCGCAGCGTTGTCGCGTTATTTCCCGGGCGGCCGTCCGGCCTTCCTCGCGGCAATGAATGCGAAGGCCAAGCAACTCGGCATGACCGACACGCACTTCGAGAACCCCACGGGTTTGACGAGCCAGAACGTGTCGAGCGCACGCGACCTCGTGAAGATGGTCAACGCGGCGTATCAATATCCGCTGATCCGCAAGTTCTCGACCGATCATAGCTACGAGGTCTACACGGGCAAGCGTTCGCTGGCGTACAACAGCACCAATGCATTGGTGCGCAACCCGACGTGGGACATCGGCCTGCAAAAGACCGGTTTCATCAACGAAGCGGGCGAGTGCCTGGTGATGCAGGCGACCATTCACGGCCGCCCGATGATCATGGTGCTGCTCGATTCGTCGGGTAAGTATTCGCGCTTTGCCGACGCAACGCGTCTGCGCACCTGGCTCGACAACGGTGGCGATCAGCCGCGCATCACAAGTGCGGATGCCGGCGGCGCGGGTACCTGA
- the hscA gene encoding Fe-S protein assembly chaperone HscA codes for MALLQISEPGMAPAPHQRRLAVGIDLGTTNSLVAAVRSGVPDVLPDEDGHALLPSVVRYLEKGGRRIGRKAKAEAATDPRNTIVSVKRFMGRGKAEVEGAENAPYDFVDAPGMVQIRTVDGVKSPVEVSAEILATLRQRAEDTLGDELVGAVITVPAYFDEAQRQATKDAARLAGLNVLRLLNEPTAAAIAYGLDNGSEGLYAVYDLGGGTFDLSILKLTKGVFEVLAAGGDSALGGDDFDHALYRHVLEQAGIAPQTLAPEDVRLLLDAVRVTKEALSDAPGAKVQATLSNGTQIDLTVDEATFEAITQALVQRTLGPTKKALRDAKVTTKEVKGVVLVGGATRMPVIRRAVESFFGQPPLINLDPDQVVALGAAIQADLLAGNRGADGDDWLLLDVIPLSLGVETMGGLTEKIIPRNSTIPVARAQDFTTFKDGQTAMAIHVVQGERELVSDCRSLARFELRGIPPMAAGAARIRVTYQVDADGLLSVFAREQGSGVEASVVVKPSYGLADDDVARMLEESFSTAEVDMRARALREAQVEARRLVEATDAALAADAELLDDSERAELDALLTALRNIAQSDDADAIEAATKTLAEGTDEFAARRMNKGIRRALAGRKLDEI; via the coding sequence ATGGCCTTACTGCAAATCTCCGAACCCGGCATGGCGCCGGCGCCCCATCAGCGGCGCCTCGCGGTCGGTATCGATCTCGGCACCACCAATTCCCTCGTCGCCGCCGTGCGCAGCGGCGTGCCCGACGTGCTGCCCGACGAAGACGGCCATGCGCTGCTGCCCTCGGTGGTGCGTTACCTGGAAAAGGGCGGCCGCCGTATCGGCCGCAAGGCCAAGGCTGAAGCCGCCACCGATCCGCGCAACACGATCGTCTCGGTCAAGCGCTTCATGGGCCGCGGCAAGGCGGAAGTGGAGGGCGCCGAGAATGCCCCCTACGATTTCGTCGATGCGCCCGGCATGGTGCAAATCCGTACCGTCGACGGCGTGAAGAGCCCGGTTGAAGTGTCGGCGGAAATTCTCGCGACGCTGCGCCAGCGTGCCGAAGACACGCTGGGCGACGAACTGGTCGGCGCGGTGATCACCGTGCCCGCATATTTCGACGAAGCGCAACGCCAGGCGACCAAAGATGCCGCGCGTCTGGCCGGCCTGAACGTGCTGCGTCTGTTGAACGAGCCGACTGCGGCCGCGATCGCCTACGGCCTCGATAACGGCTCCGAAGGCCTCTACGCGGTCTACGACCTCGGCGGCGGCACCTTCGATCTGTCGATCCTGAAGCTCACCAAGGGTGTCTTCGAAGTGCTCGCGGCGGGCGGCGATTCCGCGCTCGGCGGCGACGATTTCGACCACGCCCTGTATCGCCACGTGCTGGAGCAGGCGGGTATCGCGCCGCAAACGCTCGCGCCTGAAGACGTCCGCCTGCTGCTCGATGCAGTACGCGTGACCAAGGAGGCTTTGTCGGATGCGCCGGGTGCGAAGGTACAGGCCACGCTCTCGAACGGCACCCAGATCGATCTGACGGTCGACGAGGCCACTTTCGAGGCGATTACTCAGGCGCTGGTTCAACGCACGCTTGGACCCACGAAGAAAGCGCTGCGCGATGCCAAGGTGACGACCAAAGAGGTCAAGGGCGTGGTGCTGGTGGGCGGTGCGACGCGCATGCCGGTGATTCGCCGCGCGGTCGAGTCGTTCTTCGGCCAGCCACCGCTCATCAATCTGGACCCGGATCAGGTCGTCGCGCTCGGTGCGGCGATCCAGGCCGATCTGCTCGCGGGCAATCGCGGCGCCGACGGTGACGACTGGCTGTTGCTCGACGTGATTCCGCTGTCGCTCGGCGTCGAAACGATGGGCGGTTTGACGGAGAAAATCATCCCGCGCAATTCGACCATTCCGGTCGCCCGCGCGCAGGACTTCACCACCTTCAAGGACGGCCAGACGGCGATGGCGATCCACGTCGTGCAAGGCGAGCGCGAGCTCGTCAGCGATTGCCGTTCGCTCGCGCGTTTCGAGCTGCGCGGTATTCCGCCGATGGCGGCCGGCGCGGCGCGGATTCGCGTCACGTATCAGGTCGACGCGGACGGTTTGCTGTCCGTATTCGCGCGCGAGCAGGGCTCCGGCGTGGAAGCGTCGGTGGTGGTCAAGCCGTCCTACGGTCTGGCCGACGACGACGTCGCCAGGATGCTCGAAGAAAGCTTCTCGACCGCTGAAGTCGACATGCGCGCGCGCGCGCTGCGTGAAGCGCAAGTCGAAGCGCGCCGTCTGGTGGAAGCAACCGACGCGGCGCTCGCCGCCGACGCCGAATTGCTCGACGACAGCGAACGCGCCGAACTCGACGCGCTGCTCACCGCGTTGCGCAACATCGCGCAAAGCGACGACGCCGATGCGATCGAAGCCGCGACAAAAACGCTCGCCGAAGGCACCGACGAATTCGCTGCCCGCCGCATGAACAAGGGCATTCGCCGCGCGCTGGCCGGCCGCAAGCTCGACGAGATCTGA
- the iscA gene encoding iron-sulfur cluster assembly protein IscA → MAITLTEKAAQHVQKYLTRRGKGVGLRVGVRTTGCSGLAYKLEYVDELAPEDEVFDCNGVKIIVDPKSLAYIDGTELDFAREGLNEGFKFNNPNVKDECGCGESFRV, encoded by the coding sequence ATGGCAATTACGTTGACCGAAAAGGCAGCACAGCACGTCCAGAAGTATCTGACTCGCCGCGGCAAGGGTGTCGGGCTGCGCGTAGGCGTGCGCACGACCGGTTGCTCGGGTTTGGCGTACAAGCTCGAGTACGTGGATGAACTCGCGCCCGAAGACGAAGTATTCGACTGCAACGGCGTGAAGATCATTGTCGACCCGAAGAGCCTCGCCTATATCGACGGCACCGAACTCGACTTCGCACGCGAAGGGTTGAACGAAGGCTTCAAGTTCAACAACCCGAACGTGAAGGATGAGTGCGGCTGCGGCGAATCGTTCCGCGTGTAA
- the iscR gene encoding Fe-S cluster assembly transcriptional regulator IscR: MRLTTKGRFAVTAMIDLALRQEQGPVTLAGISQRQHISLSYLEQLFGKLRRHEIVESVRGPGGGYNLARRAEDVTVADIIIAVDEPLDATQCGGKGSCEGTKQHDGHCMTHELWSTLNQKMVEYLDSVSLKDLVDQQRSREGAPAVLRDRRNEAPAVEPARVVPKGPNSVFNMASS; the protein is encoded by the coding sequence ATGAGACTCACCACGAAAGGCCGTTTCGCCGTCACGGCGATGATTGACCTGGCACTGCGCCAGGAGCAGGGCCCGGTGACGCTTGCGGGTATCAGCCAGCGCCAACACATCTCCCTGTCTTATCTCGAGCAGCTGTTTGGCAAGCTGCGTCGTCACGAAATCGTCGAATCCGTGCGCGGACCCGGCGGCGGCTACAATCTGGCCCGCCGCGCCGAAGACGTGACCGTCGCCGACATCATCATCGCTGTCGACGAGCCGCTCGACGCCACCCAGTGCGGCGGCAAGGGCTCGTGCGAGGGTACCAAGCAGCACGACGGCCATTGCATGACGCACGAATTGTGGTCGACGCTGAACCAGAAAATGGTCGAGTACCTGGATTCGGTTTCCCTGAAAGATCTGGTCGATCAGCAGCGCTCGCGCGAAGGTGCGCCGGCGGTGTTGCGCGATCGCCGCAATGAGGCGCCGGCGGTCGAACCTGCCCGCGTCGTGCCGAAAGGGCCTAATTCAGTTTTCAACATGGCCAGTTCCTAG
- a CDS encoding lactate utilization protein B: MQVQSMHFKARAGQKLADQRLQQNLTKLSTKFVSARAASMTAIDFSATRAALKERRNRALENLDVWLETFEREAARRGVTVLFAETTQEAARLVGDIARRHEVKKVIKTKSMVTEEMRLNEVLGQMGVQSIETDLGEYILQINDNEPPSHIIAPVVHKDKDEIADLFAKTHGRPRLTEITDMTREAREMLRPHFMSADMGVTGGNFVVAETGSVALVTNEGNEGMCTVMPRVHVAVTGIEKVLPTLEDLATAMRLLPRSATGQATSNYFSVLTGPRGAGDQDGPEHMYVVLVDGGRTGLIGGDFQDMLRCIRCGACMNHCPVYQKVGGHAYGWVYPGPMGSVLTPSYVGIDKALDLPQAATLCGECNSVCPVGIPLSDLLRKLREKQVERRLRPWRERLGLAVWGFLALHPDAYALFTKLAVRVLEQMGGRNRSITKLPLGGAGWTNTRDMPAPVGRTFRELYAAQRSHIG, translated from the coding sequence ATGCAAGTCCAATCGATGCATTTCAAGGCCCGAGCGGGCCAAAAACTCGCCGACCAGCGTTTGCAGCAGAACCTCACCAAGCTGTCGACCAAGTTCGTGTCGGCCCGCGCCGCGTCCATGACCGCGATCGATTTTTCCGCCACCCGTGCCGCGCTCAAGGAGCGCCGCAATCGCGCGCTGGAAAATCTCGATGTCTGGCTCGAGACCTTCGAACGCGAAGCGGCCCGGCGCGGCGTAACGGTGCTGTTCGCCGAGACGACGCAGGAGGCCGCGCGCCTCGTCGGCGATATTGCGCGCCGGCACGAGGTGAAGAAGGTGATCAAGACCAAGTCGATGGTCACCGAGGAAATGCGCCTGAACGAGGTGTTGGGGCAGATGGGAGTGCAGTCGATCGAAACCGATCTGGGCGAATACATTCTGCAGATCAACGACAACGAGCCGCCCAGCCATATCATTGCGCCGGTCGTCCATAAAGATAAGGACGAGATCGCCGACCTTTTCGCGAAAACGCACGGCCGGCCTCGCCTGACCGAGATCACGGACATGACTCGCGAAGCGCGCGAGATGCTGCGCCCGCACTTCATGAGCGCGGACATGGGCGTGACCGGCGGCAACTTCGTGGTGGCTGAGACGGGCTCGGTCGCGCTGGTTACGAACGAGGGCAACGAAGGCATGTGCACGGTGATGCCGCGCGTGCATGTGGCCGTGACCGGCATCGAGAAAGTGTTGCCAACGCTGGAAGATCTGGCGACGGCGATGCGCCTCTTGCCGCGTTCGGCCACCGGCCAGGCAACCTCGAATTATTTTTCAGTGCTGACCGGGCCACGTGGCGCGGGCGATCAGGACGGTCCCGAGCATATGTATGTGGTGCTGGTCGACGGCGGCCGCACGGGGCTGATCGGCGGCGATTTCCAGGACATGCTCCGCTGTATCCGTTGCGGCGCCTGCATGAACCACTGCCCGGTGTATCAGAAGGTGGGTGGTCATGCCTACGGCTGGGTTTATCCGGGGCCGATGGGCTCCGTGCTGACGCCAAGCTACGTCGGGATCGACAAGGCGCTGGATCTGCCTCAGGCGGCAACGTTGTGCGGTGAATGCAACAGCGTATGTCCGGTGGGCATTCCCTTGTCCGATTTGCTGCGCAAGCTGCGCGAGAAGCAGGTCGAGCGCCGGCTGCGACCGTGGCGCGAGCGGCTAGGGCTTGCCGTGTGGGGTTTCCTCGCGCTGCACCCGGATGCTTATGCGCTTTTCACCAAGCTGGCGGTTCGTGTGCTGGAACAAATGGGCGGCCGGAATCGTTCGATCACCAAACTGCCGTTGGGTGGTGCGGGTTGGACCAATACGCGCGACATGCCGGCGCCGGTCGGCCGTACGTTCAGAGAACTTTACGCCGCACAACGCAGCCATATTGGCTGA
- the iscU gene encoding Fe-S cluster assembly scaffold IscU has protein sequence MAYSDKVLDHYENPRNVGSFAKDDDAVGTGMVGAPACGDVMKLQIRVGADGIIEDAKFKTYGCGSAIASSSLVTEWVKGKTLDQAMSIKNTQIAEELALPPVKIHCSILAEDAIKAAVADYKQRHGEAVVEGDKQHA, from the coding sequence ATGGCTTATAGCGACAAGGTTCTGGACCACTACGAAAACCCGCGCAACGTCGGTTCCTTCGCGAAGGACGACGATGCAGTCGGTACCGGCATGGTCGGCGCGCCGGCATGCGGCGACGTGATGAAGCTGCAGATTCGCGTGGGCGCGGACGGCATCATCGAAGATGCGAAGTTCAAGACGTACGGCTGCGGTTCGGCAATCGCATCGAGCTCGCTCGTCACCGAATGGGTGAAGGGCAAGACGCTCGATCAGGCAATGTCGATCAAGAACACGCAGATCGCCGAAGAACTGGCGCTGCCGCCGGTAAAGATCCACTGCTCGATTCTCGCGGAAGACGCGATCAAGGCAGCGGTCGCCGATTACAAGCAGCGTCACGGTGAAGCGGTCGTCGAAGGTGACAAGCAACACGCATAA
- the hscB gene encoding Fe-S protein assembly co-chaperone HscB produces the protein MASLNDSHFDLFDLPAQFALDAAALDHAYRTVQAQVHPDRFAAAGDAQKRIAMQWATRTNEAYQTLRDPLKRATYLLHLRGIDVGAENNTAMEPAFLMQQMEWREGIEDAAGAKNVDALDALLTELRDEERMRFDKLGALLDSGANQAAGEAVRQLMFIERVASEIGTQIERLEN, from the coding sequence ATGGCATCGCTGAACGACAGCCACTTCGACCTGTTCGATCTGCCGGCGCAATTCGCGCTCGACGCAGCGGCACTCGATCACGCCTACCGCACGGTACAGGCACAGGTGCATCCGGACCGCTTCGCGGCAGCCGGCGACGCGCAGAAGCGCATCGCGATGCAATGGGCGACGCGCACCAACGAGGCCTATCAGACGCTGCGCGATCCGTTGAAGCGCGCGACCTATCTGCTGCACCTGCGCGGCATCGACGTCGGCGCGGAGAACAACACGGCGATGGAGCCGGCGTTCCTGATGCAGCAGATGGAGTGGCGCGAAGGTATCGAAGACGCGGCCGGGGCGAAAAACGTCGACGCGCTCGATGCCTTGCTGACCGAACTGCGCGACGAAGAGCGCATGCGCTTCGACAAGCTCGGCGCGCTGCTCGACAGCGGTGCGAATCAGGCGGCGGGCGAGGCAGTGCGGCAGTTGATGTTCATCGAGCGGGTGGCGTCGGAAATCGGTACGCAGATCGAGCGGCTCGAAAACTAG
- a CDS encoding IscS subfamily cysteine desulfurase yields MNNDTLHLPIYMDYSATTPIDPRVVDKMIPYLREQFGNPASRSHSYGWDAERAVEEARENVAALVNADPREIIWTSGATESDNLAIKGAAHFYKSKGKHIITVKTEHKAVLDTCRELEREGFEVTYLDVKDDGLIDLEKFKAALRPDTILVSVMSVNNEIGVVQDIEAIGEITRAKGIIFHVDAAQATGKIEIDLQKLKVDLMSFSAHKTYGPKGIGALYVRRKPRIRIEAQMHGGGHERGMRSGTLATHQIVGMGEAFRIAREEMATENERIRMLRDRLLRGLSEMEETYVNGDMEKRVPHNLNISFNFVEGESLIMAVKDVAVSSGSACTSASLEPSYVLRALGRNDELAHSSIRFTVGRFTTEQDVDYVINLLKTKISKLRDLSPLWEMHKDGIDISTIQWAAH; encoded by the coding sequence ATGAATAACGACACTCTCCACCTGCCCATTTATATGGACTACAGCGCGACGACGCCGATCGATCCGCGTGTGGTGGACAAGATGATTCCGTACCTGCGTGAGCAGTTCGGCAACCCCGCGTCGCGCAGCCACTCGTATGGCTGGGACGCGGAACGTGCGGTCGAGGAAGCGCGCGAGAACGTCGCCGCGCTGGTGAATGCCGACCCGCGCGAAATTATCTGGACCTCGGGCGCAACGGAGTCGGACAACCTCGCGATCAAGGGTGCGGCGCACTTCTACAAGAGCAAGGGCAAGCACATCATCACGGTGAAGACCGAGCACAAGGCTGTGCTCGACACCTGCCGCGAACTCGAGCGCGAAGGCTTCGAAGTCACCTATCTGGATGTAAAGGACGACGGCCTGATCGACCTCGAGAAGTTCAAGGCCGCGCTGCGTCCGGATACGATTCTGGTCTCGGTCATGTCGGTGAATAACGAGATCGGTGTGGTGCAGGACATCGAGGCGATCGGCGAGATCACCCGTGCAAAGGGCATCATTTTCCACGTCGACGCGGCGCAAGCCACGGGCAAGATCGAGATCGATCTGCAAAAGCTGAAGGTCGATCTGATGTCGTTCTCGGCGCACAAGACGTACGGTCCGAAGGGCATCGGCGCGCTGTACGTGCGTCGCAAGCCGCGTATCCGCATCGAAGCGCAAATGCACGGCGGCGGTCATGAGCGCGGCATGCGTTCGGGCACGCTGGCTACGCACCAGATCGTCGGTATGGGCGAAGCGTTCCGTATCGCACGTGAAGAAATGGCGACGGAAAACGAACGTATCCGCATGCTGCGCGACCGTCTGCTGCGCGGCCTGTCGGAAATGGAAGAAACGTATGTGAACGGCGACATGGAAAAGCGCGTCCCGCACAACCTGAACATCAGCTTCAATTTCGTCGAAGGCGAATCGCTGATCATGGCGGTGAAGGACGTGGCGGTGTCGTCGGGTTCGGCTTGCACGTCGGCTTCACTGGAACCGTCGTACGTGCTGCGCGCACTCGGCCGCAACGACGAGCTGGCGCATAGCTCGATCCGTTTCACGGTGGGCCGCTTCACGACCGAGCAGGACGTCGATTACGTGATCAACCTGCTGAAGACCAAGATTTCGAAGCTGCGCGATTTGTCGCCGCTGTGGGAAATGCACAAGGACGGGATCGATATTTCGACGATCCAATGGGCAGCGCACTGA
- a CDS encoding low molecular weight protein-tyrosine-phosphatase — protein sequence MKTVSICFVCLGNICRSPTAEGVMRRLVGEAKLAERILIDSAGTGDWHIGQPPDERAQVAAGRRGYQLAALRGRQIAAADFERFDLLIAMDDKNVAALRQVCPAQQRDKIRLLMEFVPEADGRWSGAREVADPYFGGAEGFEQVLDQCEVACRGLIAALRPQLIA from the coding sequence ATGAAAACCGTGTCCATCTGCTTTGTCTGCCTGGGGAACATTTGCCGTTCGCCAACCGCGGAAGGCGTGATGCGCCGTCTGGTCGGGGAGGCGAAGCTTGCGGAGCGGATTCTGATCGATTCCGCCGGCACGGGTGACTGGCACATCGGCCAGCCGCCGGACGAGCGCGCGCAAGTTGCCGCCGGCCGGCGCGGTTATCAGCTTGCTGCGTTGCGCGGGCGTCAGATTGCGGCAGCCGACTTCGAGCGCTTCGACCTGCTGATCGCGATGGATGACAAAAACGTCGCCGCACTGCGCCAGGTTTGTCCGGCGCAGCAGCGCGACAAAATCCGCCTGCTGATGGAGTTCGTGCCTGAAGCGGACGGCCGCTGGTCCGGCGCGCGAGAAGTGGCCGACCCCTATTTCGGCGGCGCCGAGGGCTTCGAGCAGGTGCTGGATCAATGCGAAGTGGCCTGCCGTGGGTTGATCGCGGCGTTGCGCCCCCAACTGATTGCATGA
- the fdx gene encoding ISC system 2Fe-2S type ferredoxin: MPQIVVLPHVELCPEGAVIDAVPGKSICDNLLDNGIEIEHACEKSCACTTCHVIVREGFAALTPSEEDEDDLLDKAWGLEPASRLSCQAMVPAEQDLVVEIPRYSINHAKENH; the protein is encoded by the coding sequence ATGCCTCAAATCGTTGTGCTGCCCCACGTCGAACTGTGCCCGGAAGGCGCGGTGATCGATGCCGTGCCCGGCAAGAGCATCTGCGACAATCTGCTCGATAACGGCATCGAAATCGAGCACGCCTGCGAGAAGTCCTGCGCGTGCACGACCTGCCACGTGATCGTGCGTGAGGGTTTCGCCGCCTTGACGCCATCCGAGGAAGACGAGGACGATCTGCTGGACAAGGCGTGGGGGCTCGAACCGGCGTCACGCCTGTCATGCCAGGCCATGGTGCCGGCTGAGCAGGATCTGGTCGTCGAAATTCCGCGTTACTCGATCAATCACGCGAAGGAAAATCACTAA
- the iscX gene encoding Fe-S cluster assembly protein IscX: MKWTDTQDIAMALTDKHQGIDPQQVRFTDLHRWVTELEGFDDDPNRSNEKILEAIQAAWIEDADY; encoded by the coding sequence ATGAAGTGGACCGATACGCAAGACATCGCGATGGCCCTGACTGACAAGCACCAGGGCATTGACCCGCAACAGGTGCGCTTCACTGATTTGCACCGCTGGGTTACCGAGCTGGAGGGTTTCGACGACGACCCTAACCGGTCGAACGAAAAGATCCTGGAAGCGATTCAGGCCGCATGGATCGAAGACGCGGATTACTGA